The DNA segment GAAACGGAAGCAGCGCGACCGCGGTGCCGAGCCGGATGCGGCGGGTGCGCTGGGCGGCGGCCACCGCCACCATCAGCGGCGACGGCATGATCGAAAAGCCTTTGAAGAAGTGCAGCTCGGCGAGCCAGGCAACGTCGAAGCCGAGCTCGTCGGCCAGCGCTATCTGTTCGAGGGTCTCGCGGTAGCGCGTCGGCTCCGACTGGTCGGGAGCACACGGCAGTTGGTAGAAAAGGCCGAACTTCACGATTCGTCGCCCTCCGCGCCGGCGCGGAACCCGGGCGCGCCGCGCGGCTCAGAGCTTCATTGCACACCCGCCCGCGCCCGGCAACCCGCGCGCCGCGCGCGGGCGCCGGCGGCCGCGCGCGATGCGCGAGGGCGCGCGGGATGCTATCCTCGGCTCGGATGGCCAGCGTGGATTTGAGCCTGGTCGAGCGGCTTGCGCGGCTCGAAGAAGACGCTCTCTGCGTGCTGGTGGCGCGGCTGGAGTACTATCCCGCCGACGCGCCGACCCATGCGCCCAGCTCGCCCGAGCTGATGATCCTTGACGTCGCGATCAACCTGCGCGCGATCATGCTGCGCGGCACGCCGGTGAGCGCCGAGCGCGAATGGCTGGAGCTGGCGGGGCGCCCGGAACTGGTCGAGCTGGCGCAGCTGGTCAACGACATCGCGGCCACAAGCCTCGCCGTTGGCGTACGTGAACGCCGCTGAGTTTTCCTGACGGAGCAGGGGCCCGGGGGCAAGTCGTTCGCGCCGCCGCGCCCGCTTCGCGCTGCGGCTTTGAGAATTGTGCGCGCTGCGCTAAGGAATGAGCGCAGCCAAGCGAGTCGGAGGCTCCGATGAAATACGAGGAATATCAGCATCTGCTCTTCGAGCGGCACGAGGACGGCATCCTGCTCATCACGATCAACCGCCCCGAGGTGCTCAACGCCACCAACAACCGCCTGCACTGGGAGCTCAGCCGGGTCTGGAAGGACGTCGACGAGGACCCGGAGACCCGCGTCGTGATCGTCACCGGCAAGGGACGCGCGTTTTCGGCCGGCGGCGACCTTGAAATGATCGAGAAGATGAAGGGCAGCGCCGCCAACATCGGACAGGCGTGGCGCGAGGCCGGCGATATCGTTTACAACATGCTCAACCTCGACAAGCCGATCATCTCGGCGATCAACGGCGTCGCGGTCGGCGCGGGCCTCGCGGTCGCCTTCATGGCCGATATCCCGATTGCCTCGGAGAACATGCGCATCACCGACGGCCACATCCGCCTCGGCGTCGCCGCCGGCGACCATGCGGTGATCATCTGGCCGCTGCTGTGCGGGATGGCCAAGGCCAAGTACTACCTGCTCACCGCCGACTTCATCGACGGCAAAGAAGCCGAGCGCATCGGGCTGGTTGCGGCGTGTGTGCCCGCCGAGCAACTGATGGACAAGGCGTTCGAGGTCGCGCGCAAGCTCGCGCGCGGCCCGCAGCAGGCGGTGCGTTTCACCAAGCGCGCGCTTAACAACTGGCTGCGCATGTTCGGCCCCGCCTTCGACGCTTCGCTCGCGCTCGAGATGCTGGGCTTCTTTGGCGACGACCTGGCCGAGGGTGTGGCAGCGCTCAAGGAGCGGCGCGCGCCGTCGTTTCCGAGCGCGCGCGCTGGCCGATGAAGGCGTGCGTGTACCGCGCGCCCGGCGCGCCGCTCGAAGTTGTCGAAGTTCCGGATCCGGTCGCCGGCGCGGGCGAGGTGGTCGTGCGGGTCAAGGCCTGCGGCGTCTGCGGCTCCGACCTGCATGCGGCCGGGCGCAACTTCCGGCTCCCGCCCGGAACCATCATGGGCCACGAATTCTCCGCCGTGGTCGAGACCGTCGGCGCAGGCGTCGAGGGCCTGACGCCCGGCGACCCGGTGGTCGTGATGTCGTATCTCGGATGCGGCGACTGCGAGCCGTGCCGCACCGGCGACGCCCATCGATGCCGCTCGGTCAAGCTGGTCGGCTTCGGCGAGGTTCCGGGCGCGTACGCCGAGCTGATGAAGACGCGGCCGGGGAGCGTATTCAAGATGCCGCCCGGGATGGACTTCCGCGCGGCGGCGACGGTCGAGCCGCTGGTGGTCGGCCTGCACGGCATCCATCGCGCGGGCCTGCGCGCGGGGGAGAGCTGCGTGGTGATGGGCGCGGGGCCGATCGGGATCGTCACGATGCTGTGGGCCCGCTTCGCCGGCGCGCGCGCGGTCGTGGTCTCCGAGGTCGCCGAGCATCGCCGCCGGCTCGCGCTCCAGATGGGCGCCGACGCCGCGGTCGATCCGCGGATGCAGAATCCGGCGGGCGCGGTCGAGAAGCTGACCGGCTCGGGGCCCGACGTGGTCTTCGAATGTATCGGCGCGGCGGGCACGATGGCGGAGGCGATCGCCTACGGCCAGCGTGGCGGCCGCGTCGTGATCATCGGCGTGTGCACCGAGGAGGACGGCTTTCAGCCGATGGCGGCGCTGAGCAAGGAGCTGGATTTACGCTTCAGCCTTGGCGTGGAGCGCGCCGAGATCGAGACCGCGATCGCGACGCTGGCGGCGGGCCGGATTTCGACCGCGCCGATGATCACGCACACGCTGGGAATCGACGAACTGCCGCGCGCGTTTGCTGCGCTCAGCCGCCCGACCAATCAGACCAAGGTGATGGTTGAATTCTAGGCGAAAGCAGCGTCTGCGCGCGGCCGATCCGGTTAGACGCCGAGCTGGTCAAGCAGCGCTTTGGCTCGCACAGGCCCGCCGCGTCCGGGGCGTCGGCCAACCAGCCAAAAATTCCAGTAAGCGCCGCACGCGCTTCATCGCGCCCTCCGGTCAGCCGCGCCAGACTCATCACCGCCCGCAATTCCGCCGACCCCGCTTTTTGCTCGCGGGCGAGCGCGAGCGCCCTTTCGAAACCGCTGCGCGCCCGCGACCAGACCAAGGCGGTCGGGCTTTATGTCCGTTTCAAATGCGGTGGCGGCGCTTCAATGCGCGCCGGCCGCCCGCGCGAGCGGCGCTGCCTCGGGCTCGGAAGGCGGCTCCAGGTCGCGTGCGACGAAGCGCGGCCGCATGATCGAGAAGATCGACGGCACCAGCGCGATCGCCGCCAGCCAGTGCGTAAGCATCAGGAGCGCGAGCAGCAGCGCCATCTCGGCCGAAAAGCGCAGGCTCGACATCCAGTACCACGGGATAACGCCGCCGACCAGGGTGGTGGCGGTGAACGTGACCGCCATCCCCGAGGTGCTGATTGCGCGCCTGATCGCGGCGTCGTAGTCGCCGAGCCGCCCGTATTCGCGCTTTATCCGATCGACGATATACAGTATGTAATCGACGCCGATACCCATTCCGACCGCGGTCACGGGCAGAGTATTGATATTGATTCCGACGCCTTTGAGCCCGATGTATAAGAAGCTCACCACGCCGGCCGCCACCAGCGTCAGCAGCACCATCCCGCCCGCCGCGAACGAGCTGTAGCTCGCCGAAACCAGCAGGAAGATCACCGCCATAATGAGCAGCGTGCTGGCGCGATCCGAGTAGGCAATCTCCTCGTTGAGCGCTGCGGTCAGTCCGACGCTGCCGCCCGCCAGCACGAACCTGACGTGGGGAAAGGGATGGGCCGCGATAAAGCGCCGCGCGCGCTCGAGCGCCTCCATCACGGTCGAGCCGCGGAGGTCCTTGTAGTAGATGACGAACTGGCCGTCGCGCGCCCTGTAGTCCATGTATTGAAGTATTGTGGTGCGCGAGGGCGTCGAGGTCTGGTACATGAAGACCATCTGGCCGACGCCATCGAGCGTGCGCGGAATCAGCTCCCAGAGCGGGTCGTTGTAATGAAAGAGCGTGTTGAGGCTGCGCACCAGGCTCGCGGTCGAGCGGCTGCCGGTCGCCTCGTGCTGCTCGAGCAGGTAGTGGCTGAAGTTATCGAGCAAGGCGAGCAGCGCGGGGTCCTTCATCGCGTTTTCATGGTCGCCTTGCAGGTAAATCACCAGTTGGTTGTAGCCGCCGAAGGTTCGGTTGATTTGGCGGGAGGCGAGGTTGAACTCGGAGTTCGGCCATAGGAGCGGCGAGCCCGCCTCCGTGTAGCCGATCGGCAGCTTGAGCGCCTGCTGGACGCCCAGTGCGACAATCGCCGCGCTGACGCCGAACACGGTCCATCGCCCGCGCCGGCTGGTGCAGCTCTGGCCGACCCGCCGCAGCGACTCCGCCATCCAGTGCGGCACGTAATGGCGCGTGACAGCGGGCGTGGGCAGCAGGTCAAGCAGCACCGGCAGCAGAATAAGGATCGTGAAGATGTTGGAGAAGCCCCAGAAGCTCGCGAAGAAGGCGACCTTGCGCACCAGCGGGATCGTCGCCACCGCGAGCGCCAGAATGCCCGCGGCATCGGCCAGGATTCCGATTGCGCCGGGCAGAAACAGTTCGCGCATCGAGTTGCGCACCGCCTGATGGCGGTCGCCGGTGCGCTCGAGCTCCTCGAAGTAGCGCTCCATCAGCTGCACGCCGTGGCTGGCGGCGCGCGCGGTCACCAAGAGCGGAATCACCAGCACCAGGACGTCGAGGTTGTAGCCGAGCAGGCCCAGGAACCCCAGCCCCCAGATAACCTGCGCCGCCGCGCCGACCATCGGCAGCAGCACGCCGTAGGCGCGGCGGAAGTAAAAGACCAGCGAGAGCACGATGAAGAGTCCGGTGACGGCGAAGATAAGGGCCAGTTCGCCTTCGTAGTACCAGCACCAGGCCTTGAGCACCGGTTCGCCCACCGCGCGCAGGACGGTGTTGCCGTCTTCGACCTTGAGCTTGATGCGCTCCAGCGCGCGATGCATCTGGGCGTAATCGACTCGCCCCTCGCTGAACGGCGCGGTTACCAGCGCGCTCTTGCCGTCGGGCGAGAGCAGCACGCCGTAGGCAAGGCTGTGCAAGACGTCGTTCTTCAGCCTGGCCAGCGCAGCAGGAGAAGTCGGGATCCGCTCGGGCATCAGCGGGCGCGAAATGATCAGTCCGCCGCTGGTGGCAGTTACCTTGCGCAGGTTGCTGCCGACGATGGAGTTGATCGCGTTGTGGTCGACGCCGTCGAGCAGGTCAACCTGCGAGGCGATGTAGCGCAGCTTGTTGAGCGTCGGCGCGGTGAAGACGTCGCCGCGCCGGACCTGCAACTCGAGCGTCATTAGGTTGGCGCTGCCGAAGATCTGTCTGAAGTGGTCGTAGGATCTGACGTACGGGTGGGCTTGGGGCAGCAGGTCGCTGAACTTGCTGTACATCCGTACCGAAAGCGCCTGCCAGCCGAAGAAAATAGTAACCGCGACGAGCCAGGCGAGCGTCAACCAGCGATGCTTCAGGGTGTGGCTGACAATCCACTGAACCAGGCGTTCGGCCATCGAAACTCCATCGCGGGATTCATCCTGCAGGCCCGCGATTGTTAGAAGATCGCGAAATTCGTGTCAACGCGTGCGCCGCGCATTGCCCAATCGCCGGGCGGGCTGCGAGGTGCCTGGCTGCCGAGCGTGGAAGGATGGCGAGGCGCCGAACAGGTCTTCTCGGAGTTGTGCTTTTTTGAAATACTGCATGCAATCCGGTCGAAATTCTGCAAGGCGGAGGGAGCACGATGAAGAAGCTCGCCCTAATCGCTCTGCTCGTGTTCGGGGCTGCGATAAGCCTCCAGTTTGCGGTGCCGAGCACTGCGATGGCCGCGCGCAAGAAGGTGAACTGCGCGAAGGTGATGGAAGAGCTGGGTGGCGGCAAGAAGGTCGCCGACGTTGCCAAGGACCTCAAGATATCGCGCTCCAGTGTCTATCGCTGCCGCAGGGCGGCCAACAAGAGCGCCGGCAAGATCGCCAAGGCACAGGCCAGCCCCGCCGCGACGCCTGAGGCTTCGAAGAAGTAGCGCGCTCGGGCGCTCGCCGAGCCAAGACGCGCCGCGCTCTGTGGCGACGGCGGAGCTGTCGCTCGCCGGCCACTCCGCGGCGGAGATTCGCCGCCGACGTGCCCGCGCTCTTGTTGCGCGCTGCGCCGCGGGCTAAGTCCTAGGCCATGGCCAAGTGCGAACTGTGCGAGCTGCGCGAGTACACCCAGCACTACGCGCGCTTCATCTATCCGGTGAAATTCACCGTGCTGGACTGCGATTCCTGCGACACCCCGATGGCGGTGCTCGGCGAGCATCGCGTCGCCGCAACCGAAGCCGAGCGGGCGCTGATGATCGACGTGCTTTCGGCGATCGGGCGGGCCAAGTACGGCGCGGACAAATTCGTCATCGATGACGTGATGCGGCAGATTCCCGACCATTGCCATATCCACGTCCGGCCGCGTTTCTGGCGCGGCTGATCGTCCTGCAAATCCGCTATCGATGCCCGCAAACAGCGGGAGCGATCGTACGAATTCGCTTGGTTGAGTTCTGGCGTTGTGCTATATGCGCGCCGGTACACGGCAGAGGCCCGAGGCGGGCCGGCCATTAGGATCCACTCCGCATTCATCCAGGGAGGTCCTCGGGGAGATGGCTACTGGGGTAGTTAAGTGGTTTAGCTCGAAGAAGGGCTATGGTTTCATCACGATGGAGGACGGGCAGGAAGTCTTCGTCCACTACACTTCGATCGACGGCAACGGCTTCCGCTCGCTGGAGCAGGGTGAGGAGGTTCAATTCGAAGTCGCCCAGGGCCCCAAGGGTCTCCAGGCCTCAAAGGTCGCGCGCCGCTAGCGGCATCCTTCCCTTACTATCTGGGGCGGGCCCGGTTCGGGCCCGTATCCCGAAAAAGCAACTCTCCCGCGAGCCATAGGCTGCACGGCCCAAAGGCCGCAGCCCAACCGTTTGCTCCGCCGGCGTCCGCCAGTACGATAGCGGGACGCTATGGAGCTTGCGGCTGAGGGCACTTCGCCGACTGCCGCCGCGCCCGATGGCGCGGCGGAGAGCCGGCGCATCACCGGCTGGCTGGCACGCTGTTCGGAGCGACAGGTGGTGTGTGCGGTCACCGCGCTGGCGGCGCTTATCCGGCTTTACCTGGTCGCGACCAGCTATTGCATCGCGGCTGACGGCGTCGCCTACCTGGCGATGGCCCGCGAGTTCGCCGCGGGCCGCGCGCGAGACGCGCTCGCATGGGTCTTCTCGCCGCTTTATCCGTGGCTTGTCGCGCAGGTCCACTGGGCGATTTCGAACTGGGAGCTGGCGGGCGAGCTGCTATCGGTCGCGCTCGGCAGCGCCGGCGTGGCGCTGCTCTACTATCTGATGCGCGAGGCTTTCGGGCGGCGCGCCGTCGCCGCGGTCGCGGCGACGCTCGCCGCGATCCATCCGATGCTGGCCGCGTTTTCCGCCTCGGCGCGCACCGAGGCGGGCTACGTCGCGCTGGTCACCGCGGCGCTGGCGCTCACGATGCGCGCCGGGCGGCGCCAAAGCCTCGAGCTGGCCGCCGCCGCCGGCGCGTTATGCGGCCTTGCGTACCTCTACCGCACCGAGGGCGTCGGAGTGCCGGCCGCGGCGGCCGTGATGCTCGTCGCGGGCGCGCTGGTGTGGCGGCAATGGGCGCTCCGATGGGGAATCGGCGCGGCTGCGATTCTCGTCGCGGTGTTCGTCCTCGTCGCCTCGCCCTACCTGCTCTGGCTGCGCCAGTATACCGGCCACTGGACGGTCGGACGCGAAGTGGGCGTGGTCACGATGGAGGCGACAGGCTCGACGAAGGGCGAGCTCGAGCGCTGGCGCCATCTGGGCTACCGGCGCGAGAACTCCTGGCTGAGTGCGGTGCGGATGGATCCCGGCGCCTACCTGCGCAAGGTCGGACGCGACTTTGTGGGCTCGTGCTATGCCTTCGTCCAGGCGACCGATCCGCTGCTGTTCGCCGCGCTGTTGGTCGGTCTGTGGGCCGGCGGGCGGGCGCTCCTCGTGCGATGGGAGGAGGCGACGCTGGCGTTGATCGTCGCGATGTACTTCATCGGCTTTGTCCTCACCGATACAGGGCCGCGGCTGATGTCGCACGTCGTGCCGTTTGTCTTCGGATGGATCGCGATTGGCCTGGAAGTGGCAGCGGGACGGCTCGACGCGCACCTGCGCCGCGCGCGCCGGCCGATACTGCGGCGCGTGGGCGGGGATGTCATAGTCGCAACGGTGGTGGCGCTCGTGCTGCTGCCGCGTACACTCTTTCCGCTCGGCTACGATCAGCGCGGACTGCGCTATGCGGGGCAGGAGCTCGCACGCCGCGGCGCAGGCGCGGTCACCGTTGCGGGCACCGACGTGCGCGTGGCGTTCTATGCCGAGGCGCGATTCATCCGCCTGCCAGCCTATCCCGCCGGGCCCGGCGGACTGTGCGGGTGGCTTGCGGAGCATCGTGCCGCCAACTATCTCATGATCGATGACCGCACCGAGCGGCGTTGGGGCGGTGGCGGGGGGAGCCCATGCCTGAGCTTGATCAAGCGTTATCCACGCGTCGGATCCACCTGGTACGACCTGTATGCGCTGCGCGAGCCGTCGTCCTCCTGATTAGGCCGCGCGGCCGCCGGCAGGCCGCTGAGCCGCTATGAAGCAGGCCGCTTCGCAAACTCCGGCCGAGAGCGGAGCGCAGGCGAGCCTCGGCGCCGACGCGCCGCCCGAGCTTTCGATCGTCGTGCCGATGTTCAACGAGGCGGCGGTTATCGACCGCTTCTTCGAGCGCCTGGGCCGCGTGCTCGAGCGCCTGGGCCTGAGCTACGAAGTCGTGGTAGTCAACGACGGCAGCAGCGACGACACGCTGGCCCACCTGCTCGAGCATCGCGCGCGCAACCCGGCGATCAAGATAATCAGTCTCTCCCGCACCTTCGGCAAGGACGTCGCGCTCAGCGCGGGTTTCGACCATGCGCGCGGCCGCGCCGTGGTGCCGATTGACGCCGATTTGCAGGATCCGCCGGAGCTGATCGAGCAGATGGTGGCGCGCTGGCGCGAGGGCTACGACGTAGTGTACGCGACGCGGATGCGGCGGCCGGGCGACAGCTGGCTCAAGCGCACCACCGCGCATTTCTTTTATCGCGTCTTCGAGGCGATCGCCGACGTCCCCATCCCGCGCGACACCGGCGACTTCCGCCTGCTCGACCGGCGGGTGGTGGACGTGATGATCCGGCTGCCCGAGCGCACGCGCTTTATGAAGGGGCTGTTCGCGTGGGTCGGCTTCAAGCAGACGGCGATCTACTACGAGCGCGAGCCGCGCCCGGCCGGCGGCACCAAGTGGAATTACTGGCGGCTATGGAACTTCGCGATGGACGGGATCACCTCGTTCAGCTCGGTGCCGCTAAAGATCTGGAGCTACTTCGGCTTCGTAGTCTCGCTCTTCGCCTTCCTCTACGCGGTCGTGCTCGCGGTAAGGAAGCTGCTCAACGACGTTGATGTGCCGGGCTATACCTCGCTGATGGTGGTGGTGCTGTTCCTCGGCGGCATTCAGCTCATCACGCTCGGTATCCTCGGCGAGTACATGGGGCGGGTATACAACGAGGTCAAGGGCCGCCCGCTCTATGTCGTGCGCGAGCTCTACGGCTTCGACCGCGACTAGCGCGGGCGCCGCGCCGCGCGCGTTGAATCATACGGCCGCTGGAAGCTAGCCGGCAGTGCTGCCGCTGGAGGGTGCGTTCTGTTCGGCGGGGGACGGAGGCACCGTCGTGGGCGAGGACGCTGCGCGCTCGACCATGTCCTTGACCGTGAGCGCGCCCAGCGCCTCGCGCTCGGCCGCATGCACCCGCTCGACTATCGCGGCCACCCGCCCGTCGACGGCGATTGCCTGCGCGTGCTCGTCGGCGCGCATGCAGTCGATTACTTCGCCCAGTCCGATCGTTCCCGAGTCGCGGGCGAGGAACAGGCCGCCGCCCGCGCCGTCGCCACTGGTTTCGATTACCAGCCCGCCGCGCTGGAGCCGGCGCACTACCTCGGTCATCGTCGGCTCGTCGATTGCGAACTCGGCCGCAAGGCTCGCTCGCGTAACCGCGCCCGGCCGTCCCGCCATCCGCTCCCCCAGCCGTAGAACCGCCATCAGCGCGGCCGCTCGCTCGCTCTGCATCCAGGGCTCCATGGCGAGCGGCTGGTTGCGCCGCTCGAAGGCCGCGGTCATCTCGCCGCCGAGCAGGACGACCACCCACGTCATATATATCCAGGTCAGCAGCACGGGCACCGCCGCGAGTGCGCCGTAAATGGCGGCGTAGCGGCTGATGCCGAGCTGAAAGTAGATGAAGCCCCACTGCGCGATCTGGAGAAGAATCGAAGCCGCGAGCGAGCCGAGCGCCGCCGCTTCCAGCCGCACGCGGCGATTGGGGAAGAACACGTAAAGGAAGAGAAAGCCGGCCCAGATCGCAATCGTCGAGCTGATCCATCCCGCGCCAGGAACCTCGGGCAGACGGTTGACGAGGAACTGGCGCACGCCGAGCGCTCCGGCGAGCAGCACCGGGACCGCAAAGGTCACGCTGAGGTAGTCGGCGAAGCGCCGGCCGAGGCTGCGGCCGCTAACGACGCGGAAGATCTGGTTGAAGGCCTGCTCGATCGTGCCCAGCGTCAAGACCACGGTGACCAGCAGGGTGGCGGCGCCGACCGCGCCGAGCGTGCGCGCGTTAGCGCGCGCGACGAACGACAGCAGGCGATCGGTAATCTCGGGCGAGTGGGCGCCGACGAAGCGCTCAATCAGCGGACGGATAACCTCGGCCCCGCCCAGCCCCTTGAGCGCCGAGAGCGCGACCGCGAGGATCGGCACGATGGACAGTCCGGTAGTGTAGGTCAGCGCGGAGGCCCAGAGCAGGTCGTTGTTGCGCTGGAAGCCCTCGATGACGCGCTCGATCACGCCGGCGGTGCGCGAGCGTAGCGCGCGGGCCAGGCGTGAGTCGCGTGCCTGGGCGCGGGCGTAGAGTTCGCCAAGCAGGTCGTGCGGCGAGTCGCTCATCGGAGCCCCCCGGCCGGCGGCATGCGGCGTGTCTGGCCCTCGCGCACGTCGCGCCGGCATTGCCTTGCGGCGGCCGGGCAGTAAAAAGCCACCCCGGGGTCGCCGCAAGCGACAGCGCTAATTCGGGATATATCGGATGAGGCGGGGTGGGGGAAATCCACACTGCAAAGCTGCGGGGCGGGCGGCGCGCGCGCCGCCCGCCCCGCCACCCACTCCACCTCTGCCACCCATCTGGGCCGCGCGGGGCGCCTGCGCGGCCGTAGCTCAAAGGGCGGGGTATCTTCTAGTCTGCGAGGGTCTGGTTGTCCACCAGCAATTTCGCCGGCGTCGCCAGCGGACGCGCCGCTGCCGCGGACGGGCGTGCCGCGGCGGCTGCGGCGCGCCGCGCCGCTGCCGTGGGTTTGCCAAGCGGCGTCAGATTTAACTCGTGTGCGGATTGCTCGACCGCCAGCCAGGCAAGCCGCGCCGACTCGATCGCATCGGCGGCCACGAACAGCGCGCCCGCAATCGTCATCGCGGTGAGCGCCGCGGCGACCAGCGGCTGGCCGAGCGCGATGCCGAGCGCTGCTGCCACGGCCGCGGTCAGGAGGCCGGCGCGGCTCAGCCAGCTCAGCCGCACGCGCACGGCGACGTGATTACGCAGACGCGCGCCTTCATGTTCCTCGTCAGCGGTCTTGAAGCGCAGCCGGGTCCATGGGCCGGGCCGCGCTTCGAGGTCAAAATCGTTCCATCCGCTATCGGTAATGACTGCGGCGCCGGCGCGTGAGAGATGGCGCGCCAGGCGTTCGAGCAGCGCCTCGCGCGTGGTCCACGCCTCGTTCCAGTACGACAGACCCAGCGCGCGGGCGCGCAGCCGGAGCGAGGGGCGCTGGCGCGGCTGCGCTTCGCCGCCGGCGGCGCCGCCCGCGCCCAACCGCGTTTTCCATCGCGCCCACGTCCGCGCCATCGGGCCGCTCCAGGCGAGCGCCGCGACCAGCAGCCGCGCGCGCCACGTGTCATGGCACTGCTCCAGCGGCGCGCGCGCCGCGTAGTAGAGCGCCCATAACGGCCCCATGCCGAGCATCGCCAGCGCCGGCAACGCCGACAGTCCACCAAGCCACATCAGGGCCGCCGCCGCGCTCCAGAGCAGATGCCACTCCAGCGTCTGCGGCAGGAAATTGGCGATTCCGGGTGGCCGCTCCTTGATCGTCTGCCATCCTGCCGCCGCATGCGTCCATCCGATCCGTGGGCGTCCGGCGCCGGGCACGGTCGCCGCGAGGCCGGGGATGATGCCGCGCCATTTGATCTGGCCCAGCGCGTTGAAGCGCTCCGGATACTTGAGGTAAAGCATCGCCTCGGCCCGCCCGTATCCACGCTGTTGACCGTAATAGGCCCTTATCGTGTTGCGCCGGAAATGCCAGACGAAAGCGGAGGGGCAATAGCCCAGCCGGTAGCCCGCGTCGAGCAGGCGCCAGCACATGTCGACATCGTCGCCTGCGGCGGTGAACCGAGGATCGAAGCCGCCGAGCGCGACCAGGGCCGGCTTGCTGAACGCCATATTGCATCCGGCCAGATGCTCGGCGCGGTCGTCAGCGGTCAGCACATGGCAGGGCGCGCCGGGCGACGCCGCAACGCAGGCCTCGATGCGCCCCTCCTCGTGCGGAGCGTAATTGGGACCCCCGCAGCCGTCCAGACTATCCTCGACTATCGCCCGCACCATCAGGGTCAGCCAGTCGGGATCGACCACGCAATCGGAGTCGGTGTAGGCCACTATTTCGCCGTGCGCCGCATGCAATCCGACGTTGCGGGCCACGCTCAGCCCCTTGTTGGGCTGGCGGATAAGCCTGAACTGCGGGAACTCCATCGCGATCTCGGCGGTGCGATCGCGCGAGCCGTCGTCCACGATGACGACTTCGTAATTGGGGTACCGAAGCCGGGTGAGCGACTCCAGGCAGGCGCGCATCGTGCGCTCGGCGTTATAGGCGCAGATCACCACCGACACCATCGGGCGGCGCGCCGGCGCAGGCGGAACACTCCCGTTCAGCACCAGGAAAGGCGTTGCTTCGTCGGCGCGCAGCATCTTCAGGCCGAGCAGGCCCGAGGAGGCGGTGCCACGCTGGACCAGCGGCGCGATCACGCCGGCCGCGCCGACACCGAAGGCGGTCGCGACCAGTTCATCCTGATCCGCCGCCGCCATGGGAAACTCGATCACCACCGGACGCGCCATCGCCAGGTTGTGCAGCGCGACCACGAAGCGCGCCAGTTCAGCCGGCGCAAGCCCTTCCACCGAGGCATAGAGGAAGTCCTCGACCGGCATCGCTAGCGCGAGCGTCTGCGGGCGATGTCTTAGCGCAACCAGTGCGCGTGCGTCGCGCAGGCGAATCGCGCGTACGAGCCGCCGCAACCCGCGCTGCAGACGCGTCAAACCGAACTCCTTGAGCTGTGCGGAAGCGAGCGGGCAGTCAATCAGGTAGCCGATGAGCGCCGGATGGTTGCGCCAGGCGTTCGCAGCGTGGGAGACGCGGGAGAGTGCGCCGCGAATTGCATCGGCTCCCGTGAGCTCCGAGGGGTCGATCACCAACTCGATCAGCGCGCTCAGATCAGCCTGCGCGGCAAGGTCGAGCACTGGCTCACTCTGGGCTTCGCTGAGGACGAGCGCGGTGGTGTGGGCGTTGCGCAGAGCTTCGAGGCGGGCGCGCAGGTCGAGCTTTTGGCTCAGGTCA comes from the Candidatus Binataceae bacterium genome and includes:
- a CDS encoding enoyl-CoA hydratase/isomerase family protein, encoding MKYEEYQHLLFERHEDGILLITINRPEVLNATNNRLHWELSRVWKDVDEDPETRVVIVTGKGRAFSAGGDLEMIEKMKGSAANIGQAWREAGDIVYNMLNLDKPIISAINGVAVGAGLAVAFMADIPIASENMRITDGHIRLGVAAGDHAVIIWPLLCGMAKAKYYLLTADFIDGKEAERIGLVAACVPAEQLMDKAFEVARKLARGPQQAVRFTKRALNNWLRMFGPAFDASLALEMLGFFGDDLAEGVAALKERRAPSFPSARAGR
- a CDS encoding alcohol dehydrogenase catalytic domain-containing protein, encoding MKACVYRAPGAPLEVVEVPDPVAGAGEVVVRVKACGVCGSDLHAAGRNFRLPPGTIMGHEFSAVVETVGAGVEGLTPGDPVVVMSYLGCGDCEPCRTGDAHRCRSVKLVGFGEVPGAYAELMKTRPGSVFKMPPGMDFRAAATVEPLVVGLHGIHRAGLRAGESCVVMGAGPIGIVTMLWARFAGARAVVVSEVAEHRRRLALQMGADAAVDPRMQNPAGAVEKLTGSGPDVVFECIGAAGTMAEAIAYGQRGGRVVIIGVCTEEDGFQPMAALSKELDLRFSLGVERAEIETAIATLAAGRISTAPMITHTLGIDELPRAFAALSRPTNQTKVMVEF
- a CDS encoding MMPL family transporter — protein: MAERLVQWIVSHTLKHRWLTLAWLVAVTIFFGWQALSVRMYSKFSDLLPQAHPYVRSYDHFRQIFGSANLMTLELQVRRGDVFTAPTLNKLRYIASQVDLLDGVDHNAINSIVGSNLRKVTATSGGLIISRPLMPERIPTSPAALARLKNDVLHSLAYGVLLSPDGKSALVTAPFSEGRVDYAQMHRALERIKLKVEDGNTVLRAVGEPVLKAWCWYYEGELALIFAVTGLFIVLSLVFYFRRAYGVLLPMVGAAAQVIWGLGFLGLLGYNLDVLVLVIPLLVTARAASHGVQLMERYFEELERTGDRHQAVRNSMRELFLPGAIGILADAAGILALAVATIPLVRKVAFFASFWGFSNIFTILILLPVLLDLLPTPAVTRHYVPHWMAESLRRVGQSCTSRRGRWTVFGVSAAIVALGVQQALKLPIGYTEAGSPLLWPNSEFNLASRQINRTFGGYNQLVIYLQGDHENAMKDPALLALLDNFSHYLLEQHEATGSRSTASLVRSLNTLFHYNDPLWELIPRTLDGVGQMVFMYQTSTPSRTTILQYMDYRARDGQFVIYYKDLRGSTVMEALERARRFIAAHPFPHVRFVLAGGSVGLTAALNEEIAYSDRASTLLIMAVIFLLVSASYSSFAAGGMVLLTLVAAGVVSFLYIGLKGVGININTLPVTAVGMGIGVDYILYIVDRIKREYGRLGDYDAAIRRAISTSGMAVTFTATTLVGGVIPWYWMSSLRFSAEMALLLALLMLTHWLAAIALVPSIFSIMRPRFVARDLEPPSEPEAAPLARAAGAH
- a CDS encoding cold shock domain-containing protein — encoded protein: MATGVVKWFSSKKGYGFITMEDGQEVFVHYTSIDGNGFRSLEQGEEVQFEVAQGPKGLQASKVARR
- a CDS encoding glycosyltransferase family 39 protein; protein product: MELAAEGTSPTAAAPDGAAESRRITGWLARCSERQVVCAVTALAALIRLYLVATSYCIAADGVAYLAMAREFAAGRARDALAWVFSPLYPWLVAQVHWAISNWELAGELLSVALGSAGVALLYYLMREAFGRRAVAAVAATLAAIHPMLAAFSASARTEAGYVALVTAALALTMRAGRRQSLELAAAAGALCGLAYLYRTEGVGVPAAAAVMLVAGALVWRQWALRWGIGAAAILVAVFVLVASPYLLWLRQYTGHWTVGREVGVVTMEATGSTKGELERWRHLGYRRENSWLSAVRMDPGAYLRKVGRDFVGSCYAFVQATDPLLFAALLVGLWAGGRALLVRWEEATLALIVAMYFIGFVLTDTGPRLMSHVVPFVFGWIAIGLEVAAGRLDAHLRRARRPILRRVGGDVIVATVVALVLLPRTLFPLGYDQRGLRYAGQELARRGAGAVTVAGTDVRVAFYAEARFIRLPAYPAGPGGLCGWLAEHRAANYLMIDDRTERRWGGGGGSPCLSLIKRYPRVGSTWYDLYALREPSSS